In Bacillus alveayuensis, the genomic window TGTTACGATATGGATTTTGTTTTGCTTATAAAGATTTTCTAATTCCATCAATAGCTCAGTATTTCTATAAAGTCTTGATGGATCTGTTGCAACGATAATATCAAATTTACCTTGACGAACATCTTCAATCATAAATTTTAAATTTTCATCTGCAAGATTTTTGTTTGTAGTTCGAATATAAGCTGCACATTGCATAACATATTCATCTTCTTAGTTATTTGTATTTTTCGATTTGCATAAAGCATTGTATCTTCGTTTTTTCATATTTGAAGAGGAAAAAGGAATTTTTTTAAAAAAATTTGATTAACCGATTTGTTCTGAAACATTATACTTATCGATTCAATGTATTTTAATAGGATTTAAAATTTTTAAGATATTTTGGATTAATCAATTGGGTAAATAGTTATAGGTCTCCAAGTTTATCCTTTTAATAAAATGAGATAAATAAGTATAATGAAGATATATAAGATGCAGCAGGAGGAACTTAAATGATTACAGGTGAAATTAAAAATAAAGTAGATAAAATATGGGAAACGTTTTGGACAGGCGGAATTACAAACCCATTAACTGTTATCGAACAATTTACTTATCTGTTATTTATAAAAGGTTTGGATGAAACGGAAACGGTTAAAGAAAAAGAAGCAGAAGTTTTAGGCATCCCTTTTGAGGGGATTTTTCCAGAGGATAAACAGCATTTGCGTTGGCACCGTTTTAAACAGCTCGGTTCACCGGAAGAAATGTATCGAATCGTTTCGGATGAAGTTTTTCCATTTATTAAAAATTTACATGGCAAAAATAATTCAGCGTATTCTAAGTACATGGGCGATGCCATGTTTTTAATCCCAACAGCGAATATGCTAGCAAAAATTGTCGATGGGATTGACAATTTGCCTTTAGATGACAGAGATGTTCAAGGTGATTTATACGAGTATTTGCTTTCAAAAATATCAACGTCAGGTACGAACGGACAATTCCGTACACCGAGACACATCATTCAAATGATGGTTGAACTGATGAAACCAACGCCAGAGGATATTATTATTGATCCTGCCATGGGGACGGCTGGATTTTTAGTTGCAGCAAGTGAATATTTGCGTAAACATCACAATGATATGTTTCTTGTTCAAGGCTTAAAAGAACATTACCATCACACGATGTTTTACGGAAATGATATGGATCGGACGATGCTTCGGATCGGTGCGATGAACATGATGCTTCATGGGGTGGATAATCCGAATATTGACTATCGAGATTCTCTTTCTGAGATTAATAAAGATAAAGAAAAATATACGTTAGTATTGGCTAATCCTCCATTTAAAGGCTCCTTGGATTATGAAGCTGTTTCAAACGATTTGTTGAAAATCGCAAAAACGAAAAAAACGGAATTATTATTCTTATCCTTATTTATTCGTATTTTAAAACCGGGTGGACGAGCTGCGGTGATTGTTCCAGACGGTGTATTATTTGGAAGTTCAAATGCACATAAAATGATTCGGAAGGAAATTGTTGATAATCATAAATTGGAAGCGGTCATTTCCATGCCGAGCGGAGTGTTTAAACCTTATGCAGGCGTTTCAACGGCGATTTTGATATTTACGAAAACGGGTGCAGGTGGAACAGATAACGTTTGGTTCTATGATATGAAAGCAGACGGCTTTTCGTTGGATGACAAACGTAATCCGATTGAAGAAAATGATATACCGGATATTATTGAACGATTTAACCATTTAGAAGCAGAAAAAGAACGGAAACGGACAGAACAATCGTTTTTTGTACCAGTTGAAGAATTAAGGGAAAATGATTATGATTTGTCGATTAATAAGTATAAGGAAATTGAGTATGAAGAAGTGGAGTATGAAGCACCTGAAGTTATTCTGGATAGAATTGAAAGTTATGAAAAGGAAATTATTATGGGCATTGATGAGTTAAAAGGATTAATTAAGGGTTGTGATTAAATGTTTTTTAAAAAATATAAACTAAAAGATCTTGGTGAAATAGTTACAGGGAAAACGCCAAAGAAAAGTAATAAAGAATATTATAATTCAAACGATATTATGTTTATTAAACCGGATGATTTGTTTCAAGATAATATATTACTTTTAAATAACTCTAAAGAATACATATCAAAAAAAGGTGCAGAAACAGTAAGAGTTTTACCTAAGAATAGCGTTTTAGTTACCTGTATTGGAACAATAGGAAAGGTAGCCATTTTAAATAGTGATGAGGCGGCTTTTAATCAACAAATAAACGCAATTATTCCGAATGAAAAGATCATTATTTCAAAATTTCTTGCATACAGCATTTGGTTTAATAGGCGTAAATTACAAGCTGTCGCAAATGCACCTGTAGTTCCGATAATTAACAAAACTCAATTTTCAGAATTTGAAATACAAGTGCCGAATATAGATTATCAAAAAAAAGTTGTAAATATTTTAGATAAAGCTAGTGATTTAATAAATAAACGCAAAGCCCAAATCGAAGCATTAGACCAATTAACGCAAAGTGTGTTTTTGGAGATGTTTGGGGATCCGGTTAGAAATTCTTTAAAATGGGACATGGTAAGGCTTGGACAGTTAGGAGAATGGAAGAGTGGTGGGACTCCATCTAGATCTAACAAGGAATATTTCAAGGGAAAAATTCCTTGGTTATCGGCCGGAGAGCTAAATAGTATATTTACTTATTCTAGCAATGAATATATTACAGAGGAAGCATTAGAGAATTCAGCAGCCAAGTTAATTGAAAAAGATAGTCTTTTACTCGGAATGTATGATACTGCTGCACTTAAAGCAACAATAAATAAAGTAGAATGTTCATGCAATCAAGCCGTTGCTTTTGCAAAGCTTGATGAATCTATAGTAGATACGATATTTGTATATTATTGTATTCAAATTGGTAAGAACTACTACAAGCGACTACAAAGAGGAGTTCGTCAAAAAAATATGAACCTTACAATGATAAAAAATATACAAATTATTTGTCCGAATGTAGAATTACAAAGGAAGTTTGCAAATGTTGTAGAGAATATACTCGAACAAAAAGGAAAATTAGTAAAAGGATTAATAGAACTGGAAAATAACTATAATTCACTAATACAGCGAACTTTCAAAGGCGAACTATTCACCGAAGAAAAAGCTTCTAACTTTTAATCAAAGGCAGGTGTCTACGTGTCTAACTTCAGCTTTCTAAAAGCCAAGAAACAATTTCGTAGTTTTACCAATGCTTGTTTTGAAGCGGAGAAGGGGTTAGTTGTCAGCCCAGCGGTTAGTGCGATTCAGTCTCGGCGGGCGCTGGAGCTGGCGGTTAAGTGGGTATATAGTTATGACAGTGCGCTGACTGTTCCTTATCAAGATAATCTTTCTAGTTTGATTCACGACCGAGAGTTTTTAGGAATTATTGATGAAGAATTACTGCCAATGATGAAGTATGTCGTGAAACTTGGCAATCAAGCGGTTCATACGAATGCGCCGATTACTCGGGATGAAGCAGTTTTATCCCTTCATCATCTATTCCAGTTTATTGCGTGGATTGATTATTGTTATTCTGATGAATTTACTGCTGGGGAATTTGATGAATCTTCACTTCCAGTTGGAGAAGAAAAGAAGGTCCGTCCGAAAGAATTGCAAAATTTATATGAACAATTAAGTGCAAAGGATCGGAAACTTGAAGAAATCATTAAGGAAAATCAACATCTTCGGAAGAAAGTAACGGAAAAACGGGAACAGAATACAAAAGAAAATCACTTCCAAGTCGATCAATTAAATGAATTTGAAACAAGACTGAAATATATTGATTTAGACTTGAAACTTGCAGGCTGGGAGTTTCATAAAGATATTATTCGGGAATATCCGGTTGTTGGTATGCCGAATAAAGAAGGGAAAGGATTTGCTGATTACGTTTTATTTGGTGATAATGGAAAGCCTCTTGCTGTCGTAGAAGCGAAAAGAACGTCAAAAGATCCGAAAATGGGCCGCCAACAAGCAAAGCTTTATGCCGATTGTATTGAAAAAATGTCTGGTGTTCGTCCGGTAATTTTTTATACGAACGGATTTGAAACGTATATTTGGCATGATCCGTATCCGCCGCGAAAAGTATCTGGTTTCTACAATAAAGAGGAATTAAGTTTGTTAATTGAACGCCGGCAAATGAAACGTCCGTTAACAAACATTCAAATTAATGATGATATTAGTAATCGTTATTATCAAAAAGAAGCTATTTTATCGGTTTGTGATGCATTGAGCCGCAGCCAAAGAAAAGCACTTCTCGTGATGGCAACTGGGAGCGGAAAAACGAGAACAGCGATTTCAATGGTAGATGTATTGACTCGGCATAATTGGGTGAAAAATGTTCTCTTTTTAGCAGATCGCAAAGCACTAGTTAATCAAGCATATAGAAACTTTAATAACTTACTGCCAAGTATACCTTTATGCAATCTTTTAGATAACAAGGATAACCCAGAGGAAAGCCGCATCGTCTTTTCTACATATCCAACGATGATGAATGCCATCGATGAGGCGAAAAGAAAAAATGGCAAAAAACTATTTACCGTTGGACACTTTGATCTCATCATCATTGATGAGTCGCATCGAAGTATCTATAAAAAATACCGCAGCATATTCGATTATTTTGATGGTATTTTACTAGGCTTAACGGCTACACCAAAAGATGAAATTGATAAAAATACATATGCCGTATTTGACTTGGAAAATGGCGTTCCAACTTATGCATATGAGCTGGATCAAGCTGTGAAAGATGGATTTTTAGTTGATTACCGAACAATTGAAATAAAGACAAAGTTTCTAGAAGAAGGCATTCATTACGATGATTTATCTGAAGAAGATAAAGAAAAATACGAAGAAACTTTCGATGAAGAAGATTTTCGGGAAGACATTGACAGCTCTGCCTTAAATGAATGGCTTTTTAATGACAACACAATCGATATGGTTCTGAAAGATTTAATGAACAAAGGCATTCATGTAGAAGGTGGTGACAAGCTGGGTAAAACGATTATTTTTGCCAAAAATCATCGTCATGCCGAACGAATTGTCGAACGATTTGATGTCCTTTTCCCTGAATATGGTGGGAATTTTGCTAGAGTCATTGATTATAGTACAACATATGTTCAAACAATAATCGATGACTTTTCAGATAAAAATAAAATGCCGCAAATTGCAGTATCTGTAGACATGCTTGATACAGGAGTAGACATACCGGAAGTCGTGAATCTTGTATTCTTTAAAAAAGTTCGCTCGAAAACGAAATTCTGGCAAATGATTGGCCGTGGAACAAGGCTTTGTCCAGATTTATTTGGAATTGGGCAAGATAAAACCCATTTCCTCATCTTTGATTATTGTGGAAACTTTGAATTTTTCCGGGAAAACCCAAAGGGAATGGAAACCAAAGTAGGTAAAAGTTTAACTGAAAAACTGTTCAACGCCAAAGTGGATATTATCAGAGAATTACAAGGAACTGATTATCAAACAGAAGATTACATCAATCATCGCAATGAATTAGTTTTTGAAGTGACGAGAGATGTTCTTGCTCTTGATAATGAAAATTTCCGTGTTAGACAACATCTGCAATATGTGGAGAAATATAAAAATAAGGACAATTGGGTGTCATTATCTGTTCTTGATACGAATGAAATTAAAGAACATATTTCACCGATAATTGTTCCAGTTCAAGATGATGAATTTGCGAAACGTTTTGATTTGTTAATGTATACGATTGAATTAGCAAAATTACAGGCAAACAATGCAACAAAACCAATTCGCAGTGTCATTCAAACAGCAGAAGCCTTATCGAAACTTGGTACGATTCCACAAGTACTGGAACAAAAGCACGTCATTGAAAAAATATTGACCGAAGAGTTTTGGGACAGTGCTGATATTTTTGAACTGGAAGAAGTACGGGATGCATTAAGAGATTTAATCAAGTTTATCGAAAAAGAAACGCAGAAAATTTATTATACGGATTTCCAAGATGAAGTTATCGAAGTAAAAGAAAACTCTCCGATGATCCATGTAAATGACCTACAAAATTATCGAAAGAAAGTAGAACATTATTTAATCGAACATAAAGACCAAATGGCCATTTACAAATTGAATCATAATAAACCATTAACCGCACAAGAGGTGAAAATGCTTGAAGACATACTGTGGAAAGAACTCGGTACAAGAGAAGATTATGAAAAAGATTTTGGTGATACACCGATAACCAAACTCGTTCGGCAAATTGTTGGGTTGGATCCGAAAGCAGCGAACGAAGCATTTTCTGAGTTTCTATCGGAAGAGCGGTTGAATCTAAACCAAATTCGTTTTGTTAAACACATTGTTGATTATGTCATTAAAAACGGAACACTCGATAAAAAAGTATTACAACAAGAACCATTCAGATCAGTTGGCAGTATTGTTGAACTGTTCAAGGACAATATGGATGATGCAAGAAAAATCATTGGCATTATTGATGAGATCAATCGAAATGCGGAAGAAGTGACAGGGGCGTAAATATTATCAATCATGAAATGACACCTAGGATAAATATCTTAGGTGTCTTTATTTTTAGGAGGGCATATATGTCAAAGGATGTTGTAATTAATCCGGGTATTTTTCCTGTGATAATGAGTATTCAAGATAAAGACATCAATGGTAGGTATTCTAAAGTATATCATTTACCAAGAAGTATCAGTCTACTATATTTAGAAAATATAAAAGATAACTGTGAAAAAGATCTTCTTAGAAAATATGCAAATGCAGAAAAATTTATTGATAATGAATTGGAAACATTATTTAAGTATTTTATTAACAAAATTGACAAACCAAAAGTAAATAATGGTAAGAATAGTGATTTATTGAGTGTATTTGGTGCAGAAATGATAGAAAAAGATGGTGGCATAGAATTGCAAATAATTGAAGAGTATACGGATTATATTAAAAAAGAAACATGGGAATGTATTGCTCTTGATATGTTGAAGGATAACTATGAGCAAATAATTTCTAAATATGATTTTGGGGATATCCGAATTGACTTAGGTGCATGGAAAACTGAATTTAATGAAGAAAAGCAATCGTTATTAAACTCATTTAGAAGTGCTTTTTTATTTACGCTAGTTGGATTTCTGTATGGAGATAATAGACATCTATATAGCTCATTTTATGATTTCTTTGAAAACGAATTCTCAAAAAGAATCGGACTTATATATGGAATATGGAAAACTAAAAAGTCTGGTGAAAAAGTTAAATACATACCTATATATGATAGTTTCTATAATTTAAAAGGATTGCAGGTACAAGAGCTAATTGAAATAGTGCTTGCCGTTTTGGAAACTGATGAGTTGGATATGAAAGATAAGGAAATGATTAAAAATTCTATTGTAAATGGTGCGGAAAGCCTTCATAAAAATATGGATTCACAAACAATGCAATTAGAACAAACATTGGTTAAACCAGTTGTTAATTATATAATGGAAATACAAACCGCAGGTGACGATTTGAAAGCTGCACAAGCTTTATATGAACAGAACTTATATAACCAGTCTGTTAATAGATCTTATTATTCGATGATGCATTCACTAAAAGCATTATTAGAGAGTGAAAATATGCTTTCAGATTGGGAGCCAAATGCTTTAAATGTTAAGGAAAGTCATAAGCAACTTGAGAGAAAATTATCCTCGTTGGTTAGTAATGGTAAAATAGGACTAGATTATTTGGACTCATTTAGGTTTGTTAAGCAAAAGAGGTGGATAGCAGACTATAATATAGCAAAAATTGATGAAATAGAATGTAAAGATTGTTTGAAAAAGGCAAATAACTTTTTATCGGAAGTAAAAAGATTAACATATTAGATTGTAGGAGTATACCTTAATCGGGAAAATGAGCAGATTGTAAATTAGGCTTTCGGTAAAGTACTCATCGAAGTATCCCTCGATGCTTGCTTTACCGAATGTTATTATCAAGAATCCCTTGATATCAAAGGGTTTAACCAGTTCTTGAATTTTACTTAATGAGCTATCTAGTTAATTACTCGGTAAAGTAAGCAGTGATAAGATAAATTATTCGGTAAAGTAAGCAGATATTTTTTGTATTGGAGGGATATGAAAGTGAGAGATCCGAAGAGGATTCCAAGGATATTAACTCTGTTGTTTAAAATATGGGAACAACAACCGGATTTACGATTTAATCAGTTAGTTCAAAATCTACAAGCCTTATATTCTCAACAAAATAACAACTTTGGTAAAAGACATTTTTATGAAAAGGATGGAGAGATTACTTACCAGAATTATTATATAGATTTATTTTACTTGGAGGATGACCAGTGGGAGCAATTTTTGAGAGATTATTGGTCGGAGATCGATGAAGAGTTGCAAGAGCGAGAAAAGCAGATTACTCCTGAAGTAATAGATGAAATTGTGCTACTATTTATTGAATCTGGGATGAATGAAACAGAAGTAACAGATTCTTTAAAAGAAAGCATTCGGTTATTCATGAAAAAGGAAAGTAAATGGTTAACCATTGATGCCCTGATAATCGCAATTAAAACACTTTCTATGGAAGAACGAAAAGAATTAATTGAAAAGATTAAGAGAATATAAATGACTAAAATCTTTTGCTGAAACTTTTAGTGTTATCAAAGAAAAAACTGTTGTCCAAGTAAGTTGAACAACAGTTTACGCACTTTCGATATCTAGCTGCTTCATTAGGTCTTCAATTTCCACATATGGTGTGAGCCGGTAATCGATTCTTATATGGTTATCTTTCGAAAAGTTAATTCCTATCTTTTCGATTGCCAAAAGAAATATAGCGCGTTTTTCTTCATTTGAATAACTATGAATATCTTGTTTGAATCGACCAATTAATTCGGCTTGCATTTCATCTTTTGACAAAAGGTCAATCTGTTCTCTTGTATTATGGTATTCCTGTAATTCCTTTGTATTAGAATGTATTTGCATTTCAAAGATTTCTTTTAGCTCCTGAAAGTACTCATTATTTTTATCAAGTGTTGATAAAAGATATTTTAGTTTTTCAAGGTTTTCGTTCAAGTCATTGATTTTTTGTTCAAGCCCTTTTTTCCATCGATTTAAGATTTTTTCTGTTTGCTTTTCATAATATTTCAATTCCCTGCCCCATCTTAGTGAAAAATTAGCAAAAATACTTTCATGAATTTTATCAATTGATATTTTCTTTTTACATGAAGGGCAACAGTAATACATATATTTTTTCTTGGACTTTGCGGGAGTCGAATTTCTTGTTATCAGTTTCTCTTTACATTCATGGCAATAAACTAAATCTCGTAAAATATACGGGCTATCCATGTGATCTTTGTTTTGTTTATAATTTCTAAAAAATTGGGTGGTATTCCACAAGTTGGCCCCGATTAAAGGTTCATGATGATTTTTAAATAGAAAAATTTCTTCTTCCGGTTTCTTTTTACTATTCTCAAAACTGGTGCGGGTAAACCAAGCTAATTCACCGATATACCAACGATTGTTTAAAATATATCGTACGGTTGAATCATTCCATCCTTTTGCATCAATACTTGGCGGTGGAATATCCGCTTCATTTAATAAATTTGCAATTTTTCGATCGCTATAACCGTAACTGTATAAATAAAAGATAAGAATGACAATGCTTTTATTTTCATTGGTTTCAATCGTATTGTCCTTTGTTGTTAGAGAATAACCATAAGGATTTCTAGATCCGGGACGTTCGGGTTTTGATGAATTTACTACAGACGTATGGTAATCAGACGCTCTCTGAGACTTCTCTACCGATTCTTCATGAGCAAAAGACAATCTTGCTTGAACATAAGGATTATTTTCGTTCCACTCCCCTTCGATTTTCGAAGAGTACACTTTAAAATTTGGGCGAACTTCTTTAATTGGTCCGAGTACATATAATACAAAGTCTTCAATTAGCCTTGTAATTCGTGACTCTTCATAGAAAATGACAGCTTTCACATTTCCATTGTTTAAAATGAATTGCTTCATATTTTGCATTTGACCCCTTTTTTGTGCAGGAATATGATAGGCGGATTTTGCCTCTTCAATAAAGGATGCAACAACTTGAAATCCTTCTCTTTTTGCTCTTGCAACAATTTCAGATTCTTGTATATGCAAAGAGTGACCGAATGTTTGTCCATCATCAGACCAGCGAATATATGATGTTGCTAAAGGAATAGAATCTTTAAAAATATTAAAAGGTAAATTTACCTCTTGAAGATTCGGCCTAGAAGTTTCTGTCAGCAAGTAAATCCCATTTATTAAATAAGTGTATTTATGCATGAAGTGCATATTGCTCACCAACCTTCATAAATTCTCCAAAGGGAACATGATAAATAAATGTATCGGGACCGATTTCTACTTTTTCAAGGAATAGATGGCATAAATAGTATAAATTGTAGTTTTGAATTTCCATTTCTAAGTTCTGCTTAATGGTTTTGACAAGATCATTTACCGAATTTCGTGCTTCAGCAATTTTAGCTAATTCGATATGGATATGATTGATTTTATTTTTTATATTCTTTGACTCAAAAATGAGTGAATCTATGTTTTTCCTTGCTGCATATTTTTCTACTATAGTAGAATGAATGGAGCTTAACCTTCGATTTAAGTTAATGATCTCATGATTGTAATCTTTTTCGATTCTAGATAAATGGGAAAATACAAAGCTCTTGATTGTGTCAACTGGGATATGTTTTACAATGATTGAAAGTTTAGATTGAATGGTCTCATTCAATTGTTCCACCGTAATTCTGATTTCCTCATGTCCTCTTTTACAGATGTAGTAATTGCTTTCTCCCAGTTTTGAAGTTTTAAAAGTCATGTCTTTTTTGCAAAGCATACACTGTGGGGTAATGTATCCTCTGTCCTTTGCATTGGTGATGGCTTGAAATACTTCATCTTTCAATTTTTTTAGGACTTCTTGAATTTTTAGATGTTCTTCTAAGGAGATAATTGGTTCTACATGGTGTAGAACTTCAAAACCATACGAAGTCTGCATGTGTGCCGAATAAAAAGGATTTTCTAGATACTTTAATAAATCCTCGTACCTTTTGTTTTTTAATATCTTTTTGTATTTCATCAAAATATTGAACAAATCATCTGCTTCATTAGCTTCAGCCACTTCATAGAAAAAAGACTTCAAGTCATTAACTACTTCTGAATTCGGGATATACTTAACATCCTTTCTTTTTCCAATCCGTTTATATCCAAATATAGAAGAAGGAAATTGTTTCATTGTATCCTTTCTTCTACCGGAAATATTCTGGCCCTCGACTTGTGCAAAAATCCCATATAGTGCTTCAATCGACAGTTTAGGAGAAAACGGTGGTTGTTTCGTTGAAGTAAAAACCACCTTTATTCCGTATTTATAAAACTCTTTAACTATTGCAACGTATTCATAGAAGTTTCGAGCTAAACGATCTCGACTGTAAACGATGACAGTTTTTACTTTTTTCTGCTGTATTAGCATTCGGAGTTTTTGTAATCCTGAACGCTCCTCCATTGCTAATTTATTCGCTGAAACATTATCATCTTCTAACCAAATCACTTTTTGTGGATCAATATAATTATTATTAATGTAAGATTCAGCAAGTAGAATCTGCTTTTGAATGTCCTGCTGAGCTGTACTTACCCTGTTATAAACCGCGATAAAATCTTCATAGTATTTATTGGGTTCATAATATTGGTGTGATTCCATGAGAGTCTACTCCTTTTCTACAATTTTATTACTTTCGGCAAGTAGGAACCCCTTCATTTTAGGTTTTAAATCGAGCTGATCGATTAAAACTTTTTCCACTAGTCTTTTCATAAAGTAATAAGATTCCTCTTGTAAATCTTCATTAAATGAAACTTTTACTATATTTTTTCGAGACATAACCATTCCTCCCGTCAAATTTCCTTATTAAAAGGATTGACGGAAGGGAAAGGTTTTAAACTATTTGATGTTGTTTATCCAAATCTAAATCCATTTGCAGTTGATATTCGTAATTTGTTTGTTTCGGTGATTCAATGAACACTTTTGTCTTAATGGGAACCCCTAACTCTTTCAGGAGAACGAGTAGGTTTGACATTGTTATTGAGAACCTCCTTTCCATAGAACAAGATAAATCGTTCAATGACGCTTTTAGAGATTCCGACTTTTTCAGAGCTTTTTAATATCTTGTTAAGAAATTGATTTTCTGTTTCTTTTTTGCTTATAGATAATCCCTCCATTAAAAAACGCGGCACATGGTGCTATCTTAGATAGATAAACATCATGTAACCGCGGTTTTCGCTTATTATGGTTATTTTTATTTACTTTTGAAAAAATCGGTTAATCAGAAACC contains:
- a CDS encoding DNA invertase Pin-like site-specific DNA recombinase (product_source=COG1961; cath_funfam=1.10.238.10,1.10.287.40,3.40.50.1390; cog=COG1961; pfam=PF00239; smart=SM00857; superfamily=103652,47587,53041), with translation MESHQYYEPNKYYEDFIAVYNRVSTAQQDIQKQILLAESYINNNYIDPQKVIWLEDDNVSANKLAMEERSGLQKLRMLIQQKKVKTVIVYSRDRLARNFYEYVAIVKEFYKYGIKVVFTSTKQPPFSPKLSIEALYGIFAQVEGQNISGRRKDTMKQFPSSIFGYKRIGKRKDVKYIPNSEVVNDLKSFFYEVAEANEADDLFNILMKYKKILKNKRYEDLLKYLENPFYSAHMQTSYGFEVLHHVEPIISLEEHLKIQEVLKKLKDEVFQAITNAKDRGYITPQCMLCKKDMTFKTSKLGESNYYICKRGHEEIRITVEQLNETIQSKLSIIVKHIPVDTIKSFVFSHLSRIEKDYNHEIINLNRRLSSIHSTIVEKYAARKNIDSLIFESKNIKNKINHIHIELAKIAEARNSVNDLVKTIKQNLEMEIQNYNLYYLCHLFLEKVEIGPDTFIYHVPFGEFMKVGEQYALHA
- a CDS encoding hypothetical protein (product_source=Hypo-rule applied) → MSNLLVLLKELGVPIKTKVFIESPKQTNYEYQLQMDLDLDKQHQIV
- a CDS encoding hypothetical protein (product_source=Hypo-rule applied) is translated as MSRKNIVKVSFNEDLQEESYYFMKRLVEKVLIDQLDLKPKMKGFLLAESNKIVEKE
- a CDS encoding hypothetical protein (product_source=Hypo-rule applied; cath_funfam=3.30.40.10; pfam=PF00239,PF07508; superfamily=46955,57783) translates to MHFMHKYTYLINGIYLLTETSRPNLQEVNLPFNIFKDSIPLATSYIRWSDDGQTFGHSLHIQESEIVARAKREGFQVVASFIEEAKSAYHIPAQKRGQMQNMKQFILNNGNVKAVIFYEESRITRLIEDFVLYVLGPIKEVRPNFKVYSSKIEGEWNENNPYVQARLSFAHEESVEKSQRASDYHTSVVNSSKPERPGSRNPYGYSLTTKDNTIETNENKSIVILIFYLYSYGYSDRKIANLLNEADIPPPSIDAKGWNDSTVRYILNNRWYIGELAWFTRTSFENSKKKPEEEIFLFKNHHEPLIGANLWNTTQFFRNYKQNKDHMDSPYILRDLVYCHECKEKLITRNSTPAKSKKKYMYYCCPSCKKKISIDKIHESIFANFSLRWGRELKYYEKQTEKILNRWKKGLEQKINDLNENLEKLKYLLSTLDKNNEYFQELKEIFEMQIHSNTKELQEYHNTREQIDLLSKDEMQAELIGRFKQDIHSYSNEEKRAIFLLAIEKIGINFSKDNHIRIDYRLTPYVEIEDLMKQLDIESA